Proteins encoded together in one Psilocybe cubensis strain MGC-MH-2018 chromosome 8, whole genome shotgun sequence window:
- a CDS encoding hypothetical protein (Uncharacterized protein R883) translates to MQPFTSLPYRISSLPAVASLLLIISKLLYKKEEQDSSPETISPLVNGNPNPPSIDIQAVMTPPVVTDPAGDPEVQSSLGTLTLQVDAPINGPISIADESTSVNRPNVENPLQSYLGEFLLRVTQLSNESIHPEPSNHQRLESPLAAPSTDVPNDGIETSSGNNASTETPPDYRGEDAERAYVGGNTSDDGDEDDERAFFSANASEDGEGERAFVNQNMSEEPREDMMLGVYFNITYNAKSLICSAQVIEDAYASTSNESEDGLHASRTARDALESSLRIIFHAVDSSKNRFIEALERLPDRAGQDLNPLIHSALADEKILKSMLSVIRQHKISLPIYMNRCGLVDVFDSDLSPTFRRTQHPRASTDRIPFYPCRIPEMRGLPSHYLFPLSPTTRREQGSPALVTTYAMFARNFDVFTGGAFTKLTSWDNIIVAGGSILACATTHSANITERDLRNLFLMSSTFEHANIDVFLYDMSEAEAKSRILQLQCEIDSALTSNSICVRRKHSIMVYSSWPQKPIKIAFRVYNSPAEILTSIDVDCAAILYDGISVYVTPRSLAAIVRQCNMIDLQRWSPEYEFRLAKYGARSYEVYIPQMERRKFVYEDKGLALLKTLEMEFMIPSRFERMNRIAWTGRSQPFLFPDSSPTSQFAVRVKETITAETILADVQDFFATGDDKRGSSVAPSYNVRRLNGTMSRPILPRLPGAIEPRGERPSSKRKSLHQRAGSVDNDVLLRFRTDDPGRFFVIRDDKENEAPDFDTWLMSAYERAC, encoded by the exons ATGCAACCTTTTACTAGCCTACCGTATCGTATCTCTTCATTACCCGCCGTGGCGTCCTTGCTTTTGATTATATCTAAACTTCTGTATaaaaaagaagagcaagATTCTTCTCCTGAAACTATCTCTCCACTGGTAAACGGGAACCCCAATCCTCCTTCTATTGATATACAGGCTGTGATGACTCCTCCTGTTGTTACCGATCCCGCCGGAGATCCTGAAGTTCAATCAAGTTTAGGGACGTTGA CGCTGCAAGTGGATGCTCCAATTAATGGTCCAATTTCAATCGCTGATGAGTCAACGTCAGTCAACAGACCAAACGTGGAAAACCCACTCCAGTCATACCTAGGCGAGTTTCTTCTCCGTGTAACCCAGCTTTCCAACG AGTCTATACACCCGGAGCCATCCAACCATCAGAGGCTTGAGAGTCCACTGGCTGCGCCTTCAACAGATGTCCCCAACGATGGAATAG AGACATCCTCTGGTAATAATGCTTCTACCGAGACACCTCCCGATTACCGTGGCGAGGATGCCGAGAGAGCATACGTTGGTGGAAATACGTCTGATGACGgtgatgaagacgacgagagAGCATTCTTTAGCGCAAATGCGTCAGAGGACGGTGAAGGCGAGAGAGCATTTGTTAACCAAAATATGTCAGAGGAACCTCGTGAAGATATGATGTTGGGTGTGTATTTTAATATCACATACAATGCCAAGTCACTTATTTGTTCGGCACAAGTTATCGAAGACGCCTACGCATCTACTAGTAATGAAAGTGAGGACGGACTCCATGCGTCGAGAACTGCGCGCGACGCTCTCGAATCTTCGTTGAGAATCATCTTTCATGCCGTCGATAGCAGCAAAAACCGATTCATTGAAGCTTTAGAGAGGCTCCCTGACCGTGCAGGGCAGGATTTAAACCCGCTCATTCATTCGGCGCTGGCTGATGAGAAAATCTTAAAATCTATGTTAAGCGTCATCCGCCAGCACAAAATATCGTTGCCCATCTACATGAATCGATGTGGCCTTGTCGATGTTTTTGACTCAGACCTCTCTCCAACCTTCCGACGCACTCAGCATCCACGAGCTTCAACGGATAGGATCCCTTTTTATCCCTGTCGTATTCCAGAGATGCGAGGGCTTCCGTCACATTACTTATTCCCACTTTCACCAACAACCAGAAGAGAGCAAGGAAGTCCCGCTTTGGTCACAACCTATGCAATGTTCGCGCGAAATTTCGACGTATTCACTGGTGGCGCTTTCACAAAACTGACCAGTTGGGATAACATAATAGTTGCAGGAGGGTCTATCTTGGCGTGCGCCACTACCCATTCTGCGAATATTACCGAACGTGACCTGAGGAATTTGTTCCTCATGTCCTCAACGTTTGAGCATGCGAACATTGATGTCTTTCTTTATGATATGTCTGAGGCAGAA GCTAAGAGTCGCATTCTCCAGCTCCAGTGTGAGATCGACTCTGCCCTCACCTCGAATTCAATCTGCGTTCGCCGCAAACATTCTATCATGGTTTATT CGAGCTGGCCTCAAAAACCTATCAAGATTGCTTTCAGAGTGTATAACTCTCCTGCGGAGATTTTGACAAGCATTGATGTTGATTGTGCAGCAATCCTTTATGATG GCATTTCGGTCTATGTTACTCCTCGTAGTCTAGCGGCAATCGTAAGGCAATGTAACATGATCGACCTTCAACGATGGTCGCCCGAATACGAATTTAGACTTGCAAAATACGGTGCAAGATCCTACGAAGTTTATATTCCACAGATGGAACGGCGAAAGTTTGTCTACGAAGAC AAGGGACTTGCCTTACTGAAAACACTCGAGATGGAATTTATGATTCCATCTCGCTTTGAACGCATGAATCGCATTGCCTGGACTGGACGCTCACAGCCTTTCTTATTCCCTGATAGCTCTCCTACGTCCCAATTTGCAGTCCGTGTCAAGGAGACCATTACCGCAGAAACAATCCTTGCAGATGTTCAGGATTTT TTCGCCACAGGCGACGATAAACGAGGGTCGTCGGTTGCACCGTCATACAATGTTCGCAGGCTCAATGGAACAATGTCTCGACCAATTTTGCCAC GATTGCCCGGAGCCATTGAGCCGCGAGGAGAAAGACCAAGTTCAAAGAGAAAGAGCCTACATCAGAGGGCCGGTTCA GTGGATAATGACGTCCTTCTAAGGTTCCGTACAGATGACCCAGGTCGTTTTTTTGTGATCCGAGACGACAAAGAAAATGAGGCGCCGGATTTTGACACTTGGCTTATGAGTGCATATGAGAGAGCATGTTAG